A section of the Hevea brasiliensis isolate MT/VB/25A 57/8 chromosome 17, ASM3005281v1, whole genome shotgun sequence genome encodes:
- the LOC110656934 gene encoding G-type lectin S-receptor-like serine/threonine-protein kinase At4g27290: protein MDVNRNPVFMVFVLFLCLSFQFQISFAAAKISENQSLSGDQTISSEKGAFVLGFFEPGNSSSSYIAIWYNTVSEPSVVWVANRDKPVSDKYSSQLRVSDGNLALFNESNILIWSTYLNPTNSSFLEAVLLDDGNLVLRNGPSSSDPPLWQSFDHPTHTWLPGCKLGLNKITGKSTRLTSWKSKEDPAPGPYSFARDPNGTTQLFILWNTKPMWTSGTWNGQIFSLIPEMILNNVINFSYVDNKNESYFVYSLYNSSIISRIVMDFGGRIQFTSWSKPAKQWNLSWEQPRDPCDSYAYCGAFGTCNMKSQHLCHCLSGFHPKSEQEWSSEVYNDGCARKTILQCGNSSLVNGKSDQFLASPSMVLPANSQLWALAMKNAQECESTCLNNCSCTAYAYNASHCSFWYGDLLNLRQLADVDPYGETLYVRLAASEFSSSKNKERVIAVVVSSVITLILLGLVLSIILRRTRMRKTEKVSGSASEIKNTIAAGGGQDNTQLVLFSFKTILAATSNFSEAKKLGEGGFGPVYKGNLPGDQEIAIKRLSRKSGQGPEEFMNELKLIANLQHKNLVRLLGCCVEREEKMLIYEYMPNRSLDKFLFDPSEKAKLAWDKRLNITEGVAQGLLYIHKFSRLKVIHRDLKASNILLDGAMNAKISDFGMARIFGINQTEANTNRVMGTYGYMSPEYANSGKFSEKSDVFSYGVFLLEMVSGRRNTSFHRSGLSFTLLSWAWELWKEGKEAELIDPSMKDTCGPEEAVKRIQVGLLCVQEDPIDRPTMSSVVLMLGSDTQTLPPPKEPAFHTRRTLEGSSPGPNACSNNEMTISFPEGR, encoded by the exons ATGGATGTTAACAGAAATCCAGTGTTCATGGTTTTTGTTCTCTTTTTATGCTTATCTTTCCAGTTCCAGATATCTTTTGCTGCGGCTAAAATCTCTGAAAACCAGTCTCTATCAGGTGACCAAACCATTTCCTCTGAAAAAGGGGCATTTGTACTGGGTTTCTTCGAGCCAGGTAACTCCTCAAGCTCCTACATAGCCATTTGGTACAATACAGTGTCTGAACCGAGCGTTGTTTGGGTAGCAAATAGAGATAAACCAGTTTCTGATAAATACTCTTCACAATTAAGAGTATCAGATGGTAATTTAGCTCTCTTCAATGAATCAAATATTCTAATATGGTCAACGTATTTGAACCCTACAAATTCAAGCTTTTTGGAAGCGGTACTTCTGGATGACGGAAACCTTGTTTTGAGAAATGGGCCTAGTTCATCAGACCCACCACTATGGCAGAGTTTTGATCATCCAACTCATACATGGCTCCCTGGTTGTAAGCTTGGACTCAACAAAATCACCGGAAAAAGCACACGTCTTACttcatggaaaagtaaagaagatCCTGCACCAGGACCCTACTCTTTTGCGCGTGATCCAAATGGAACCACACAACTTTTTATCTTGTGGAATACAAAACCTATGTGGACTAGCGGTACTTGGAACGGACAAATTTTCAGCTTAATTCCTGAAATGATATTGAATAATGTAATTAACTTTAGTTACGTTGACAACAAAAATGAAAGCTATTTCGTCTATTCTCTGTACAATAGTTCTATTATATCTCGAATCGTCATGGATTTTGGAGGGCGTATTCAATTTACTTCATGGTCAAAGCCCGCCAAGCAATGGAATTTGTCTTGGGAGCAGCCAAGGGATCCATGTGACTCTTACGCCTATTGCGGGGCATTCGGGACTTGCAATATGAAATCCCAGCATCTTTGTCATTGTTTGTCAGGGTTTCATCCAAAGTCAGAACAAGAGTGGAGTTCGGAGGTTTACAATGATGGGTGCGCGAGGAAAACCATTTTGCAGTGCGGGAATTCTAGTCTTGTTAATGGGAAGAGTGACCAATTTTTGGCAAGTCCCAGCATGGTATTGCCAGCAAATTCACAGCTATGGGCACTGGCAATGAAGAATGCACAGGAATGCGAATCCACTTGCTTGAATAACTGTTCTTGCACTGCTTATGCTTATAATGCCAGTCACTGTTCATTTTGGTATGGAGATCTCTTGAATCTTCGACAGCTTGCAGATGTTGACCCTTATGGAGAAACTCTTTACGTCAGGCTTGCAGCTTCTGAGTTCTCAAGTTCTAAAAATAAAGAGAGAGTTATTGCGGTGGTTGTGAGTTCAGTGATTACTTTAATTCTCCTTGGCCTGGTTCTATCAATAATCCTGAGAAGGACAAGAATGAGAAAAACAG AGAAGGTATCAGGAAGTGCGTCTGAGATCAAAAACACTATTGCAGCTGGAGGAGGACAAGACAATACACAGCTGGTTTTATTCAGCTTTAAAACTATATTAGCCGCGACAAGCAACTTTTCCGAAGCCAAGAAACTAGGAGAGGGCGGGTTTGGCCCTGTTTATAAG GGAAATCTGCCTGGTGATCAAGAAATAGCTATAAAAAGGCTTTCAAGAAAATCAGGACAAGGACCCGAGGAATTCATGAATGAGTTGAAACTTATTGCCAATCTCCAACATAAGAATCTTGTTAGGCTGTTGGGTTGCTGTGTTGAAAGGGAAGAGAAGATGCTGATATACGAGTACATGCCCAATCGAAGTTTGGACAAATTTCTTTTTG ATCCATCTGAAAAAGCAAAACTGGCTTGGGATAAACGCCTTAATATTACAGAAGGCGTAGCTCAAGGACTCCTCTACATCCACAAGTTCTCTAGATTGAAAGTCATTCACAGGGACCTGAAGGCAAGCAATATTTTGTTGGATGGAGCAATGAATGCCAAAATTTCAGACTTTGGAATGGCTAGGATTTTTGGCATAAATCAAACAGAAGCAAATACCAACCGTGTGATGGGCACTTA TGGTTACATGTCACCGGAATATGCTAATTCTGGGAAATTTTCGGAGAAATCAGATGTATTTAGTTATGGTGTGTTCCTGCTGGAGATGGTGAGTGGAAGGAGGAACACAAGCTTCCATCGCAGTGGACTTTCTTTCACCCTTCTTAGCTGG GCATGGGAACTATGGAAAGAAGGAAAAGAAGCAGAGCTAATAGATCCATCAATGAAGGATACATGCGGCCCTGAAGAAGCTGTGAAGCGCATACAAGTGGGGCTGTTGTGTGTTCAGGAGGATCCGATTGATCGGCCAACAATGTCTTCGGTGGTTCTCATGTTGGGCAGTGATACTCAGACGCTTCCACCACCCAAAGAACCAGCATTTCACACTCGCAGAACTTTAGAAGGTTCTTCTCCAGGGCCAAACGCATGTTCCAACAATGAAATGACTATCAGCTTCCCTGAAGGTCGATAG
- the LOC110656931 gene encoding uncharacterized protein LOC110656931 — protein sequence MASSSTILRTEILSLYRSLLRTARQFCDYSIREYTKRRAVDAFRENRNLSDPSSISAAFSDGKDQLDVAQRQAIVYFFYAPKTKSVMETSSYSSSS from the coding sequence ATGGCTTCGTCCTCAACTATTTTGAGAACTGAAATCCTCTCTCTGTACCGCTCTCTTCTACGCACAGCTCGCCAATTCTGCGACTACAGCATCAGAGAATACACGAAGCGCCGCGCTGTCGACGCCTTTCGTGAAAACCGGAACCTATCAGACCCTTCTTCAATCTCCGCCGCTTTCTCCGATGGAAAGGATCAGCTCGACGTCGCTCAACGACAGGCCATCGTCTACTTTTTCTACGCCCCCAAAACCAAGAGCGTCATGGAGACCAGTtcctattcttcttcttcttga
- the LOC110656932 gene encoding SNAP25 homologous protein SNAP33: MFGLKKSPLKIGKHSKVDPEYTDPPRSNPFDSDDELDNKQTLKPPRKTSSEPNLTAPNVSSNPFDDDEERGTSSSSLYPLTSAASAARNKYKNDFRDSGGLENQSVQELENYAVYKAEETTKAVNGCLKIAEEIREDATKTLITLHQQGEQITRTHNVAVEMDHDLSRGEKLLGNLGGMFSRTWKPKKTRPITGPVITRDDYPKTRGSHMEQREKLGLNPAPKGWSNTPTPLSEPTDALQKVEVEKAKQDDSLSDLSNLLGELKDMAVDMGTEIERQTKAMDHFQDDVDELNFRVKGANQRGRRLLGK; this comes from the exons ATGTTTGGTTTGAAAAAATCTCCCTTGAAGATTGGCAAGCATAGCAAGGTTGACCCTGAATATACTGATCCTCCTCGTTCTAACCCTTTTGATTCTGATGACGAGTTGGACAATAAGCAAACCCTTAAACCTCCAAGGAAAACTTCTTCAGAACCCAATCTGACTGCACCAAATGTTAGTTCCAATCCTTTTGATGATGATGAGGAAAGAGGGACATCTTCTTCATCTTTGTATCCCCTCACTTCAGCAGCTTCAGCAGCCAGAAATAAGTACAAGAATGATTTCCGTGACTCAGGAGGACTAGAGAACCAATCAGTGCAAGAATTGGAGAACTATGCTGTATACAAGGCTGAGGAGACTACAAAGGCTGTCAATGGCTGCCTGAAGATTGCTGAGGAAATCAGAGAGGATGCTACCaaaactttgatcaccttgcatcaGCAGGGGGAGCAAATTACCAGGACCCATAATGTAGCGGTTGAGATGGATCATGATCTTAGTCGG GGAGAGAAGCTTCTAGGAAATCTTGGGGGCATGTTCTCTAGGACTTGGAAGCCAAAGAAGACCCGTCCAATTACTGGCCCTGTTATCACAagag ATGATTATCCCAAAACAAGAGGTAGCCACATGGAGCAGAGGGAGAAGTTGGGATTGAATCCTGCACCCAAGGGATGGTCAAACACTCCAACACCCTTGTCTGAACCTACCGATGCACTCCAGAAAGTTGAG GTGGAAAAAGCAAAGCAAGACGACTCACTCTCAGATTTGAGTAATCTATTGGGAGAGCTGAAGGATATGGCTGTCGACATGGGGACTGAAATTGAGAG GCAAACCAAAGCTATGGATCATTTCCAGGATGATGTGGATGAACTAAATTTCCGTGTTAAAGGTGCAAATCAACGTGGCCGTCGTTTGCTGGGAAAGTAG